The genomic stretch GTCGGTGATTGCCGGGCCGGTGTTGCGCATCTGAAGCCACGGCCCCGCGCGCCCGTTAGAGTGGGCCTGTCATGAGCACTTCGACGACATCGCCTTCCGCCGTGGGTCCTCGCTGGCTGTACCTGCACGGCTTCGCCTCGGGTCCGGATTCGAAGAAGGGAGTGGCCGTGGCCCGGCACTACGAGGACCAGGGCATTCCGGTGGAGCGGTTGAACCTCCGCGTCCCCTCCCTGGAGCAGCTGCGCCTGAGCGCCATGCTGGACACGGTGCTGGCCGCGATGGGCGGGCCCGAGGAGCGGGTGGTGCTCATCGGCTCCAGCCTGGGAGGCCTCACGGCGGCCCGGGTGGCTGAGCAGGACGCCCGCGTGTGTGCGCTGGTGCTGCTAGCACCCGCCTTCCGCGTCGTCCCGCAGCTGCGCCGGAGAATGGGAGACGCGGCGTGGCGGCATTGGCAGACGTCGGGCTGGATTGAGACGGACGACTTCGTGACGCAGCAGAAGGCGCGCATCCATTCGGGCTTCATCGCCGACGCGGAGGCAGTGGACGCCCGCACCGGTGGCTGGCCCGACGTGCGCGTCCCGACGCTCATCATCCACGGCCGTCAGGATGACACCTGTGACGTCCAGAACTCGCGCCAGTGGGCGGAGGGCAAGCGCCACGTCCGGCTGGTGGAGGTGGACGATGGACACGAGCTCACCGCGTCACTGCCGCGGATCCTGGAGGAGACGGAGGTGTTCCTCCAGCCCTGGGGCGCCCGGGGTCCTCGCGCTCACAGTTCGATGCCGTAAGCGGCAGCCACCTGCTGCATGACGCGGAGGGTGTCGGGCGGCGTGTCGATGTCCAACGTCAGACGCGTGCGCTGGCCGTCCACGGTGGATTCGGACGTCGTCACCTGCCGGGCATGTACAAAGGGAGGAGGGGCGCTGCGATCTTCCTTGTATTCGTCCAGCCGGCGCGCGGCGATGAGCAACGTCGTGAGCCGATGCGCGTCGGCCGCGTTCACGTCGGATAGGAGCGAGCCGTTGCGCTTGAAACGGCCATCCCGAAGACCTCGATCCAGAAGTGCTGTGTATTGGGCATACCCGGCGACTTCTGGCCCCTGAGCACGAGCGGGTCCTCGTGATCTGCTCCCCAATTTTCGGACCAGTTGAAGCGCGAGAAAGTCCTCGCGTTCATGAGGAGTGACCAGGACGAGGCACCGGGACTCCAGTGCTCTGGGTGCTTTC from Myxococcus xanthus encodes the following:
- a CDS encoding YqiA/YcfP family alpha/beta fold hydrolase, with the translated sequence MSTSTTSPSAVGPRWLYLHGFASGPDSKKGVAVARHYEDQGIPVERLNLRVPSLEQLRLSAMLDTVLAAMGGPEERVVLIGSSLGGLTAARVAEQDARVCALVLLAPAFRVVPQLRRRMGDAAWRHWQTSGWIETDDFVTQQKARIHSGFIADAEAVDARTGGWPDVRVPTLIIHGRQDDTCDVQNSRQWAEGKRHVRLVEVDDGHELTASLPRILEETEVFLQPWGARGPRAHSSMP